One Chiloscyllium punctatum isolate Juve2018m chromosome 33, sChiPun1.3, whole genome shotgun sequence DNA segment encodes these proteins:
- the islr2 gene encoding LOW QUALITY PROTEIN: immunoglobulin superfamily containing leucine-rich repeat protein 2 (The sequence of the model RefSeq protein was modified relative to this genomic sequence to represent the inferred CDS: deleted 2 bases in 1 codon), producing MLLAVLYLISWRLLAAGACPERCVCQDKYSQQFADCAYKEFSAVPGGLPANVTTLSLSANRIGSLLRDSFAGLEQVASLWLAHNGLSRVEEGALAPLRPLKNLDLSHNRLSSFPWGDLTNLSSLQLLKMDHNLLSSLPRAAFSGLQDLRSLRINNNQLHTLPEGVFRPLSSLSHLQIYSNPFSCGCRLLWLKSWILDALISIPERQSIQCSEPPELQGSPVVEMPEMQCSPPWVTLSSQPGASPAFPAGTSLALHCTATGKPAPSLRWTLRPFGQSQELAPGDGKGAGGEGEVSLLKNGTLLLPRLHRSQEGLYSCVASNSVGSNRSSLEVRVSRPPPKRGPEPGNSVLKPERASLPASPGPTLRPGGTSVLPPVSARSCSPQPGSQYTSNHAFNRTSSMKEHIFDFGLIALEVTETDARVQLTPFQSSPAAAAAGGPGKLRALYLCTEERGRAAAVVQWSTIESGVNSYRFQGLRPGTNYSLCLSSRGQDCQVQVVFTTKRKIPSLLIMVVVSCFLLALATVPLLGASCCHLLYKYRGKTYKLIMKSQGPGELPPDAAGAIQRSISFPGSEKLYPASEDAGSEVPDSLAGSQCKAPAQEEFEAGSEYSDRLPLGAEAVTISPEINGNYRRPVS from the exons ATGCTGCTGGCCGTGCTGTACCTGATCTCCTGGCGGTTGTTGGCCGCTGGGGCGTGCCCGGAGCGGTGTGTGTGCCAGGACAAGTACTCGCAGCAGTTCGCCGACTGCGCGTACAAGGAGTTCTCGGCGGTGCCGGGGGGGCTGCCCGCTAACGTGACCACCCTGAGCCTGTCGGCGAACCGCATCGGCTCGCTGCTGCGCGACTCGTTCGCCGGCCTGGAGCAGGTCGCCTCCCTGTGGCTGGCCCACAACGGCCTGAGCCGGGTGGAGGAAGGCGCCCTGGCGCCGCTTCGGCCCCTCAAGAACCTGGACCTGAGCCACAACCGGCTGAGCAGCTTCCCCTGGGGGGACCTGACTAACCTGAGCTCGCTGCAGCTCCTCAAGATGGACCACAATTTGCTGAGCAGCCTGCCCCGGGCCGCTTTCTCCGGCCTCCAGGACCTGCGCTCCCTCCGCATCAACAACAACCAGCTCCACACCCTCCCGGAGGGGGTCTTTCGGCCCCTCAGCTCCCTATCCCACCTGCAGATCTACAGCAACCCCTTCTCCTGCGGGTGCCGCCTGCTGTGGTTGAAGAGCTGGATCCTGGACGCGCTCATCTCCATCCCGGAGAGACAGAGCATCCAGTGCTCGGAGCCCCCGGAGCTGCAGGGCTCCCCGGTGGTGGAGAtgcccgagatgcagtgcagccCCCCCTGGGTCACCCTCAGCTCCCAGCCCGGGGCCAGCCCGGCTTTCCCGGCCGGGACCAGCCTCGCCCTGCACTGCACCGCCACCGGGAAGCCCGCTCCCAGCCTCCGCTGGACCCTGCGGCCCTTCGGCCAGAGCCAGGAGCTGGCCCCCGGGGACGGGAAGGGggcaggaggggagggggaggtgtcgcTGCTCAAGAACGGGACCCTCCTGCTGCCCCGGCTCCACAGGAGCCAGGAGGGGCTCTACAGCTGCGTGGCCTCCAACTCGGTGGGCAGTAACCGGTCCTCCCTGGAGGTGAGGGTCAGCAGACCCCCTCCCAAGCGAGGGCCGGAGCCAGGCAACAGCGTCCTCAAACCGGAGAGGGCCTCCCTTCCAGCCTCGCCCGGTCCCACCTTGAGACCGGGGGGCACCTCGGTCCTCCCTCCCGTCTCAGCGCGGAGCTGCTCCCCTCAGCCCGGGAGCCAGTACACCTCCAACCACGCCTTTAACCGCACCTCCTCCATGAAGGAGCACATCTTCGACTTCGGCCTGATCGCGCTGGAGGTGACCGAGACCGACGCTAGGGTCCAACTCACCCCATTCCAGAGCTCgccggcggcggcggcggcgggggGCCCGGGCAAGCTGCGCGCTCTCTACCTGTGTACGGAGGAGAGGGGCCGAGCGGCCGCCGTGGTGCAGTGGTCGACGATCGAGAGCGGCGTGAACTCGTACCGCTTCCAGGGCCTGAGGCCGGGCACCAACTACAGCCTGTGCCTGAGCTCCCGCGGGCAGGACTGCCAAGTGCAAGTCGTCTTTACCACCAAGAGGAAGATCCCATCGCTGCTGAtcatggtggtggtgagctgcttcctGTTGGCGTTGGCCACGGTGCCACTGCTGGGTGCCAGCTGCTGCCACCTCCTCTACAAGTACCGGGGCAAGACCTACAAGCTGATCATGAAGAGCCAAGGCCCCGGGGAGCTGCCGCCG GACGCCGCCGGCGCCATCCAACGCAGCATCTCCTTCCCCGGCTCCGAGAAGCTGTACCCGGCCAGCGAGGACGCGGGCAGCGAGGTGCCCGACTCCCTGGCCGGCTCGCAGTGCAAAGCCCCCGCCCAGGAGGAGTTCGAGGCCGGCTCCGAGTACAGCGACCGCTTACCCCTGGGCGCCGAGGCGGTCACCATCAGTCCGGAGATCAACGGGAACTACCGGCGGCCGGTGAGCTGA